The genomic interval TTCTCCACTTCCTATGGAAAGGTTCACTCCTCTTCCCATCATGCCATCTACATCTGGGAACATCATGTTTTTTATCATCATTTCTCGCGGGCAGTAGACTGCCATCGTATCGGTTGAAGCCATTATATCCAGATCGGTTTCGGTAAAATGTTGAGCATTCACTATAACCTCATGATCCCCTAACATGCTTATATGTCTGAGCCTTTCCAAATTCGACATACCGTACTTGAAGAAAGCTTCTTTTTCTTCCGTTAGTTCATCTGATAGCAGTATAACTATGAAAGCTCCCGTCGAGTCCGCGAATTGTTTTAATTCTCTTAAATCGCTGTCATCAAATGAAGTTATCGAATTCAAGGGAATGTATTTTGGATGCTCTCCAGATTTTAAAAGTCTTTGAAGATCTTCGGGAGTTTTTATGCCTTCTCCAACCGCAAAATGAAAAGGGCGAGTGCTCACGACAGATTCTATCGTTTTTTCAACTTCTATTTTATGAAGATATCTATCTATGGAACCGGCTATAGCGGTTACACCTTGTTTGAGTGAATCATGCGCAATTTTTTCAGCAATCGTGAAGAATATTTCTTCGTTTAGCACGTTTTGCAGTACTTCTGAGATTTTATGATACAGTTCCTCTGAAGGTATGCCTGAACGTTCCTCAATTCCAAACGCTGGAAAGATGGCTGATTCCATCTTGACGTAAGCATTGACAAATCCTGGAAGTACCGTCATACCATTTCCATCTATCACATCATTAACGTTCGAATACTTCTTTTCCAGCGCTTCGCTGGGCCCTACCTCTACTATTTCCCCTTCTTCTATGTACAAGGCAGCTTTTTCTATGATCCCTATTTCTGAATCGTTGCTTACGAGTCTGACGTTTTTTATCAACATTATTTCTCACCTCATTTGATAGCTTCACTTCAACTAATTTTACCACTTTGGAGTCATAAAAGATACATATTTTTAACTAGAAATATATTATTAACCTTTTTTTAGTTTTAAAAAGCGGTCTTTTATAAGACCGCTGTTGGTGCCGAGGGCGGGACTTGAACCCGCACGAGCTTTTCAGCCCACTGG from Mesoaciditoga lauensis cd-1655R = DSM 25116 carries:
- a CDS encoding amidohydrolase family protein, whose amino-acid sequence is MLIKNVRLVSNDSEIGIIEKAALYIEEGEIVEVGPSEALEKKYSNVNDVIDGNGMTVLPGFVNAYVKMESAIFPAFGIEERSGIPSEELYHKISEVLQNVLNEEIFFTIAEKIAHDSLKQGVTAIAGSIDRYLHKIEVEKTIESVVSTRPFHFAVGEGIKTPEDLQRLLKSGEHPKYIPLNSITSFDDSDLRELKQFADSTGAFIVILLSDELTEEKEAFFKYGMSNLERLRHISMLGDHEVIVNAQHFTETDLDIMASTDTMAVYCPREMMIKNMMFPDVDGMMGRGVNLSIGSGEVHDFSVLMESQIAFLLRRMLKGGSDFDSIYQTKKILLDNNYHFASKLLDKPIGKLIPGYSADFALYNYRGPLGRGKKPILRNLLFDFVRDARVQLTFVNGKIAYDARKDDGDEIEEKIQEIREKILSKV